In Candidatus Oleimmundimicrobium sp., the genomic window TCCAAGTTCCTTAACCGCGATTTCATCTTTTGACATTGTGGTGGGAGATTTTAAAAGGACCGTATCCGATAGAATAGCTGCCATCAACATTCCAGCCATGTCTTTAGGAATTTCAACGCCCGTCCTTTTAAATTGCTCCCAAACAATAGTAGAAGTTGAGCCCACTGGTTCATTTATCATCAATATCGGCTCTGTCGTCTGAATATCTCCCAAGTGATGGTGGTCTATAATTTCCAAAATATTTGCTTGCTCAATACCCTCTGCGGACTGGCTTTTTTCGCTGTGGTCCATTAAAATCACTTTTCTTCTTACGGGATTTACAAGATCAGAACGCGTAACCACGCCTATTACCGAATTACTCGCGTCTAAAACAAATCCCTGTCTATATTTTGAAGTTAAAATCTCATCCGTAATTTCGCTTAAAAGATCTTCTTCTCGCAATGTAAATGTTTCCTTATCCATTATCCTATCAACAGGAATACTTAAATTTATCAATCGAGCAGCCGCAAATGTATCGTAAGAGGTAACAATTAAACTCACAGAGTTGTTTTTTGCCATCTCTTCAATTTTTTTAGAAGGAGCAAAACCCCCGGTTATTATGAGACACGAAACACCTTTTTCAATCGCGGTTATTTGAGCTCCCGGCCGATTACCCAAAATAACAATGTCCCCGGGATTGATAAAATCTGCCATTGTTTCCGGAAGCATTGCCCCAATTAAAACATTACCGGAAATAACTTTTTCCGAATTGCCAACTATTATCTTTCCTTCAAGGGTTTTGACAATCTGGCCAAACTTTATCTCTATCTCTTTTAAACTTCGAATTTTTAATTCCTCAATATACTGATGCGCAATATTCCTCTCTGTAACGACTCCAAGCAAACGTCCCCCTTTGTCAACAACAGGCACCCCTCTAATATTGCATTCATAAATTAACTCACCAACATCTTTTATTGATGATTCCGGGAGGGCTGTAATTGGTGGAGAAAACATAACATCTTTTACTCTTGTTTTTACATGAGAAAGATATTTTGGAGGTGAAATATTGAAATAATTAAGAACAAAATCGGTTTCTCTGTTAATTTTACCTAATCGCGCTGCAACATAATTATCCTCAGCAATTTGATTTTTAAGATACGCATAGGCTATGGCAGAACAAATTGAATCTGTGTCCGGATTTTTATGCCCCACAACATAAATCGACATGTTTATCTCCTAATTAATCTTTTCTAACGGAGTATCTTCAAGAAATACTTTCTTTCTTCCTGCTTTTAAAAAGAAAACTGTAATTTGGTCCTCTTCATCAACTGAAACAACATCGCCTTCGCCAAAAGTTTTATGTATAACTTTATCGCCCAGAGAAAATACGTTGCAATTTTGTTGTGTTGTTTCAACATCGCCTTTCTGATACAAAGCTGTGCCCAATAAATCCTCAAACAAATCACTGGGTATTTCTTTTATAAACCTGGATTTTAAATTATAACTGGTTGAACCCCATAAATTCCTTGACCATGCCGATGTTAAATAAAGCTTTTCTTTTGCCCTCGTCATACCAACATAACATAAGCGTCTTTCCTCCTCTAACTCCTCAGGCTCGGCTATAGAACGAAAATGTGGGAAGATACCTTCCTCCATCCCAATTATGAAAACAATTGGAAATTCTAAACCCTTAGCG contains:
- a CDS encoding putative manganese-dependent inorganic diphosphatase, with the translated sequence MSIYVVGHKNPDTDSICSAIAYAYLKNQIAEDNYVAARLGKINRETDFVLNYFNISPPKYLSHVKTRVKDVMFSPPITALPESSIKDVGELIYECNIRGVPVVDKGGRLLGVVTERNIAHQYIEELKIRSLKEIEIKFGQIVKTLEGKIIVGNSEKVISGNVLIGAMLPETMADFINPGDIVILGNRPGAQITAIEKGVSCLIITGGFAPSKKIEEMAKNNSVSLIVTSYDTFAAARLINLSIPVDRIMDKETFTLREEDLLSEITDEILTSKYRQGFVLDASNSVIGVVTRSDLVNPVRRKVILMDHSEKSQSAEGIEQANILEIIDHHHLGDIQTTEPILMINEPVGSTSTIVWEQFKRTGVEIPKDMAGMLMAAILSDTVLLKSPTTMSKDEIAVKELGDIADLDPMEFGIKMYTESSGVSVMSPKEIIMTDLKIYNLNDVKVGIGQIETTDLKVVLDKKESILREMEKICKDKEIDLLLMMITDIIKVGTELLVTGRTRLVERGFGVKLEGGSVFL